A window of Cellulosimicrobium protaetiae genomic DNA:
CCCGGCGCGGCGGAGCCAGCTCGCCATGACGTAACGGTGCGCGTGCGTGTCGTCGACCACGAGCACGGTGCGTTCGGCGCTCATCGAGCGCTCACCTCCCGTCGCAGGGTCGCGACGAGGCGGTCGCGGTCGATGCCCGACTTCGCGAGGAACGGGGCGTCCCCGATCCCCGCGGGGGCAGGCGCGCTCGACATGAGCACCGTCGCCGTCGCGGGGTAGAGGCTCTGGATCGTCGACCGGAGGGCCAGCCCGTCCGTCCCCGGGAGGCACACGTCGAGGAGCGCGACGTCGGCCGCGCCGTCGTGCAGGAGCGCCAGGGCGTGCGACGCGTCGTGCGCGACGCTGACCCGCGCCGCGTCGTCGCGGAGCATCGAGGAGACGACCGAGGCGTAGGCCCGGTCGTCGTCGACGACGAGCACGTGCCCGAGGCCGCCGTCCGCCTCGTCGGGCTCGGGCCGCGCGTCCTGCGGGACCGCGTCGTCGACGGACAGCGACGGGAGCCGGAGCGTGAACACGCTCCCCTCCCCGGGGCGCGACGTCGCGACGAGCGTCCCCCCGAGCGCCTCGGAGGTCCGGCGCGCGTACGGCAGCCCGAGGCCCGTGCCCCGCACGGTCGGCTGGAGGCGGTTGGGGACCTGGACGAACTCCTCGAACACGGCGTCGAGCTGGTCCGCGGGGATGCCGAGACCGGTGTCGTGGACGTCGAACCGCACGACCTCCCCGTCGGCCTCGGCACGGAGCACGACCTCACCGTGGTCCGTGAACTTCACGGCGTTCGTGAGCAGGTTGCGCAGCACGCGGGACAGCAGCCGGCGGTCGGTGACGAGCACGAGGCCGGTTGCGGCGACGGTCCGCAGCGCGACGCCGGGGCGCACCACGGGAAGAGTCGTCCCGCGCAGCTCGTCGAGCAGCTCCGCCACGTCCACCCGGCTGGGCGCGACGTCCTCGTGCCCGGCCTCGGCGCGCGCGAGGTCGAGCAGCTCGTCGACGAGGGTGAGGAGCGTCGCCGCGCTCTCCCGGAGGAACCCCACCTGCTGGGTCTGCTCGCCGTCGAGGTGGGAGTCGACGAGCAGCGAGGTCAGCCCGAGGATCGAGTTCACGGGCGAGCGGAGCTCGTGGCTCACGTTGCGCAGGAAGCGCGTCTTCGCCTCGTTCGCGGCGGCGAGCTCGCGACCGCGCTCGTCGAGCTCGGCATAGAGCGCGACGACGCCGGTGTTCGTCTCCTCGAGCTCCGAGGAGAGCTGGTCGTACATCGCGAGGACGCCCCGGTTCGTCTCCTCCAGCTCCACGTTGAGGCGCCGCTGCTCCTCCTGCTGGCGGGTGAGCTCGTCGAGGGTGCGGACCAGCTCCGCGTTCTGGACACGCAGCTCGTCGACCGCGTCGGCCACGTGCGCGGCCGCGGTGGACCGCCGCACGGCCGCGAGCGTCGCCTCGTCGGTCCGCGCGGTCGCGGGGAGCGACTTGGTGAGCAGGACGCGCGTCCCGGTCGGGTCGACCTCGAGGCCACGGACGAGCCGGCGCGCCGCGGGGATGCCGCCGTCGCTCGAGTCGCCCTCGACGAGGAACGGCGTGCCGGCCACGATCTCGGCGCGCAGCGTCGCCTGGGGAAGACCAGGCAGGACCCCGACGACCACGTCCGCGGTGCCGGAGGCGACGGCGGACCGGCCGATCTCGGACAGCGCGGTCGCGACGCGCACCTGGTCCTGGGTGTCGAGCCCGAGCCGGTGGCAGATCTCCCGGCCTGCCCGGCGCAGCGCGATGACGTCGGAGTCGGAGCGGAGCTGGGTGACGAGCAGCGTCGTGCTCATGCCGCCTCCCGGCCGATCGGGAGCACCGCCACGCACGAGTCGTCCCGGCGCACCGCGTGGTCGCGCAGGACGACGCCCGCGACGACGAGCGGCGAGCGGGTCGCGAGCCCCGGGTAGTCGGCGAGCGACCACCGGGCGGTCAGCCCGTCGCTGTGCAGCACGACGACGTCCCCGGCCTCGACCGGGTAGGTGGTCTCGCGCAGCGGGCGTCCTCGGGTGCCGGCGATGCCGGGATAGCTCACGAGCCCGCGCGCCCGGTCGCCGTGGACGGCCCCGGCGATGTTGCCCAGGCCCGCGTACCGCAGCACACCGCCCCCGGCTGCCTGGGCGACGGCGACGGCGGCGCCGCGCGTGCCGCCGAGCGCCGCGTGCACGCGCTCGAGGAGGGCGACGGCCGACCCGGCCGGCGCGTCGAGGAACGCCCGCACGGCGGCGCCCGACGCCGCGGCGGCGAGCGGGCCGTGCCCCAGGCCGTCGGCGACGAGGAGGCTGGGGACGCCGTCGTCGTGGCGCACCGCGAGCGCGTCCCCGCACACCGACTGGCCCGTCATCGGCCGCGTGACGCCCGTGGGCTCGGCGAGCCCCACCACCGCCCCGTGCGCGGCGAACGTCGCCGCGATGACCGTCCCGCGGCCCGGCGACGTCCACGCGTCCCACGACGACGCGAGCCGCGGCAGCGTGCCCAGGCCGATGCCGAGCGTGCCGCGGCTCGAGACGCCGTCGCGCATGGCGGCGCCGATGTCCCGCATGCCCGGGCCGGAGTCGACCGCGAGCACCTCGAGCGCGGTGTCGTCGCCGGTGCGTCGCACGCGGACCAGCATCGAGCCGGACCCGGCGTGGCGGCACTGGTTGGTCGCGAGCTCCGAGACCACGAGCCCGATCTCGGCCGCGCGGTCGTCGTCGAGGCCGAGGCTCCGGGCCACGGTGCTCGCGCCGCGGCGCACGCTCCCGACCGCCGACGGGTGGTCGACGGTGTACCAGGTGCCGTCCTCGACGACGCTGCGGCGCTCGTCGGGACGGTCGGGGGCCG
This region includes:
- a CDS encoding ATP-binding protein, translating into MSTTLLVTQLRSDSDVIALRRAGREICHRLGLDTQDQVRVATALSEIGRSAVASGTADVVVGVLPGLPQATLRAEIVAGTPFLVEGDSSDGGIPAARRLVRGLEVDPTGTRVLLTKSLPATARTDEATLAAVRRSTAAAHVADAVDELRVQNAELVRTLDELTRQQEEQRRLNVELEETNRGVLAMYDQLSSELEETNTGVVALYAELDERGRELAAANEAKTRFLRNVSHELRSPVNSILGLTSLLVDSHLDGEQTQQVGFLRESAATLLTLVDELLDLARAEAGHEDVAPSRVDVAELLDELRGTTLPVVRPGVALRTVAATGLVLVTDRRLLSRVLRNLLTNAVKFTDHGEVVLRAEADGEVVRFDVHDTGLGIPADQLDAVFEEFVQVPNRLQPTVRGTGLGLPYARRTSEALGGTLVATSRPGEGSVFTLRLPSLSVDDAVPQDARPEPDEADGGLGHVLVVDDDRAYASVVSSMLRDDAARVSVAHDASHALALLHDGAADVALLDVCLPGTDGLALRSTIQSLYPATATVLMSSAPAPAGIGDAPFLAKSGIDRDRLVATLRREVSAR
- a CDS encoding anti-sigma regulatory factor; this encodes MIPAPDRPDERRSVVEDGTWYTVDHPSAVGSVRRGASTVARSLGLDDDRAAEIGLVVSELATNQCRHAGSGSMLVRVRRTGDDTALEVLAVDSGPGMRDIGAAMRDGVSSRGTLGIGLGTLPRLASSWDAWTSPGRGTVIAATFAAHGAVVGLAEPTGVTRPMTGQSVCGDALAVRHDDGVPSLLVADGLGHGPLAAAASGAAVRAFLDAPAGSAVALLERVHAALGGTRGAAVAVAQAAGGGVLRYAGLGNIAGAVHGDRARGLVSYPGIAGTRGRPLRETTYPVEAGDVVVLHSDGLTARWSLADYPGLATRSPLVVAGVVLRDHAVRRDDSCVAVLPIGREAA